One Gemella haemolysans ATCC 10379 genomic window carries:
- a CDS encoding GNAT family N-acetyltransferase, protein MKEKHLKDLYKIIYSSENPEWSKYNAPYFNEYKYIDLDTFLLKNHHEYYLSERVLGIFLNEKPIGIVTYYWESLATRWLEIGIVIYDRNIWAKGIGYAALHKWIELCFNRFPEIQHIGLTTWSGNTRMMKLAEKLGLICEARIRKVRYYNGVYYDSIKYGILREEFSINRKS, encoded by the coding sequence ATTAAAGAAAAACATTTAAAGGATTTATATAAAATAATTTACTCATCAGAAAATCCTGAGTGGAGTAAATATAATGCTCCATACTTTAATGAATATAAATATATTGATTTAGATACATTCTTACTAAAAAATCATCATGAATATTACTTAAGCGAGCGAGTCTTGGGCATATTTTTAAATGAAAAACCAATCGGCATTGTTACTTATTATTGGGAAAGCTTAGCTACTCGTTGGCTAGAAATTGGAATTGTAATATATGATCGGAATATTTGGGCAAAAGGTATAGGATATGCAGCTTTACATAAGTGGATTGAGCTATGTTTTAATAGATTTCCTGAAATACAACACATCGGCTTAACTACTTGGAGTGGAAATACAAGAATGATGAAACTTGCAGAAAAACTAGGACTTATTTGTGAAGCAAGAATTAGAAAAGTTAGATATTACAATGGAGTTTATTATGACTCAATAAAGTATGGTATATTGCGAGAGGAGTTTAGTATTAACCGAAAATCCTAA
- the psiE gene encoding phosphate-starvation-inducible protein PsiE, which produces MEKFSKIISDIFLWIMNIGLLIIGILLSFGLIMEAKEIYHEGVKFLAEQGNYQHFVEGILVFFLYFEFVALIVKYFKNNYHFPLRYFIYIGITAIIRLIIVQHDDPKSVLVWAGAILLLVISLAIAEKFIKKD; this is translated from the coding sequence ATGGAGAAATTTAGTAAAATAATATCGGATATTTTCCTTTGGATAATGAACATTGGATTATTAATCATAGGAATATTATTATCATTTGGATTAATAATGGAAGCTAAAGAAATATATCATGAAGGTGTAAAATTTTTAGCTGAACAAGGGAATTATCAACACTTTGTTGAAGGGATATTAGTATTCTTTCTATATTTTGAGTTTGTAGCTCTGATTGTGAAATATTTTAAAAACAATTATCATTTTCCGCTACGATACTTTATTTATATTGGTATAACAGCAATTATTAGGTTAATTATAGTACAACATGATGATCCTAAAAGTGTTCTAGTCTGGGCTGGAGCAATTTTATTATTAGTTATAAGTTTAGCTATTGCTGAGAAATTTATAAAGAAAGATTAA